The nucleotide sequence CTTGGAAAAGACCCTGTGGCTGTACCGGCAGAAACAGCGATTGGTAGCATGGCTCATTATATTACTTCAACAAATGAAAAGAATTTTCAGCCAATGAATGCTAATTTTGGTTTGTTTCCTGACCTTCCGGTTAAAATAAGAAACAAGAAGGAAAGATACGAAGCCCATGCTCAGCGGGCATTAGAAACAATTCAAACTTTTGTGAAAAGTTTGTAAACTTCTTGCAAGGGCTGCTTGATTGTGATACTATTTAGTAGCCCTATGGGGGTGTTTAAATGTCTGAACCTTTTAATAAGTATTTACAATCGTTCATCGAGTTCTTGCGAGTCGAAAAACACTATTCAAATTACACGATACAATTTTATCGCTACGATATTGAAGAATTCTTTAAGTTCATTACTGAGCAAAGCATTAAGAACTTAGAAGATGTGGAATACTTGGATGCACGGCTGTATTTAACAACGCTGCACGATAAACAACTGTCCCGCTCTACTATTGCTAGAAGAGTTTCTAGCATGCGCAGTTTTTTTCGCTTCTTATCCAGAGAAAAGGTCATAACGGAAAATCCTTTTGCGCTCGTGCAGCAGTCAAAAGGGGCAAATAAGCTCCCCTCCTTTTTTTATGAAGAAGAGATGGAAGAGCTTTTTGCTGTGTGCGAAGGGGAAGAGCCTTTGAACCTCCGTAATAAAGCAATACTTGAGCTGCTCTATGCAACGGGTATCCGTGTGAGTGAATGTACAGGAATTGAAATGAAGCATATTGATTTTGATTTTTCCGTGTTACTTGTTAAAGGAAAAGGGAATAAAGAGAGATATGTGCCTTTCGGAACTTTTGCCCATGAAGCAATCGAGCGATACATAGCAACTGCGAGAAAGTTCTTAATGAAGTCTACAGACAACCACTCTTTTTTGTTTGTTAACCATCGTGGCAAACCGCTGACTTCAAGAGGCGTCCGTCACATTTTAACCACACTGATTGAGAAAGCGTCGTTAACAAGAAAAATTCATCCCCATATGCTGAGGCATACCTTTGCTACTCACTTGCTGAACAATGGGGCGGATTTGCGGACGGTCCAAGAACTGCTTGGGCATGATCATCTTTCTTCTACACAAGTATACACTCATGTGACAAAAGAACATTTAAGAAAGACGTATTTAACTCATCATCCCCGTGCGTAAGTAAAGGAGGAATCAGAATTTATGGATCAGTTTCATGCTACTACAATTTTTGCTGTTCAGCACAAAGGCGGGTGTGCAATGGCCGGAGACGGGCAAGTGACATTTGGAAATGCTGTTGTCATGAAACACACGGCCAGAAAAGTGCGCAAGCTGTTCAATGGAAAAGTACTTGCAGGCTTTGCTGGATCTGTCGCTGATGCTTTCACGTTGTTTGAGTTGTTTGAGAGTAGGCTGGAAGAGTATAACGGAAATCTGCAGCGTGCAGCAGTCGAGCTTGCGAAAGAATGGCGTTCTGATAAAGTGCTTCGCCGTTTAGAGGCCATGCTAATCGTAATGGACCGCTCGAATATTCTATTAA is from Bacillus sp. PK3_68 and encodes:
- the xerC gene encoding tyrosine recombinase XerC gives rise to the protein MSEPFNKYLQSFIEFLRVEKHYSNYTIQFYRYDIEEFFKFITEQSIKNLEDVEYLDARLYLTTLHDKQLSRSTIARRVSSMRSFFRFLSREKVITENPFALVQQSKGANKLPSFFYEEEMEELFAVCEGEEPLNLRNKAILELLYATGIRVSECTGIEMKHIDFDFSVLLVKGKGNKERYVPFGTFAHEAIERYIATARKFLMKSTDNHSFLFVNHRGKPLTSRGVRHILTTLIEKASLTRKIHPHMLRHTFATHLLNNGADLRTVQELLGHDHLSSTQVYTHVTKEHLRKTYLTHHPRA
- the hslV gene encoding ATP-dependent protease subunit HslV; the encoded protein is MDQFHATTIFAVQHKGGCAMAGDGQVTFGNAVVMKHTARKVRKLFNGKVLAGFAGSVADAFTLFELFESRLEEYNGNLQRAAVELAKEWRSDKVLRRLEAMLIVMDRSNILLISGTGEVIEPDDGILAIGSGGNFALAAGRALKTYSGDHLSAREIAKAALEIAGEICVYTNDQIILEELE